GGATGGCCCGGCAACGAGCTGGAGGAGGTGCTCTCGGCCTCCCTCGGCATGCCCGCGGCCGGCGGCCGGATCATCGAGGTCCTGGGCCGCAGCTTCGTCTGGGTCCCGCTGCCGAACGGCGGCGGCCCGCACAGCGGCCCGCTCGACCTGCCCAGCATGGAGATCGAGGGCCAGGCCTACGTCCCGGTCTTCAGCTCCGAGGAGCAGTTCCGGCACGTCGCGGGCGGGCACATGGCGTACACCATCGCGCCCGCGGTGGAGTTCGCGCGCGGTCTGCCCCCGCACATCGGGATCGCCGTGAACCCGGACGGTGTGGTCGGCGTCCCGCTCCCGCCGCCCGCCGTCGCCGAGCTCTGCCGCGTCGGCCGCACCCCGCTGGACGGCCCCAACACCGGCGGCCGCGTCAAGCTCTACGAGCCCGACTGGCAGGAGGACCCGGTCGACTTCCTCGCCACCGCCTCCGCCGAGTTCGCCGCGACCGGCGTGGTCCGCACGGCCCGCCGCTGCCTGGCCTCGATCGAGACGGCCGACCCCGTGATGTTCGTGGGAGTCGAACTCTCCCAATGGGAGGGCGACCTGCGTACCCTCCCCATGGACGCCCTGGGCCGCGCCCTGACCCGAACCCCGGTGCAGTGGCCGGTGAACCTGGTCCTGCTGGACGTAGCGGATGACCCGGTCGGCCACTGGATGCGAGAGAAAGTACGTCCGTTCTACCAAGGGAGCTTGTAAACGCCGCCAGGGGCACCGACCTCAGGGGCGCGAGGCTGTGTCGATTTGCGGCTCCGCCGCGTGGGCGCGATCAACCCCCACACACCCGCAGCCGACAGACCACCGCAAGCCCCGAGCTCCCACCGCTTAAGCTGTCGGCAGACACACGCAACTTTCCCGAAGGGGCGGTAGAAGGTGAGCGCGAGCGGCACCGCCGCGACCGGCCAGGTCGAGCACATGCTGCGCCAGGTGACGCCGGGGCGATACGACGCCTACGAGGCACTCCTCCGCGCCCTCGCCACCCCCTCCTCCGGTCAGATCTGGATGCTCCTCTGGCACGGCCAGTCGGGCTCGCCGGACGCCCAGTACGGAAACATGGAGGTGGGCGGGTACGGATACGCCCCGTGCGTCACCTCCGCCCAGGAGCTGAGCGCCAGCGGGTGGAACCGCTCCTACGAGGTCGTCGACGGCGTCGACGTCGCCCGCACCCTCTACCCCGACCACTTCGGCCTCTGGCTCAACCCGCACGCCCCCGGCGGCGGC
Above is a window of Streptomyces sp. NBC_00490 DNA encoding:
- a CDS encoding enhanced serine sensitivity protein SseB — protein: MAFPAQAHPHPHGGGWPGNELEEVLSASLGMPAAGGRIIEVLGRSFVWVPLPNGGGPHSGPLDLPSMEIEGQAYVPVFSSEEQFRHVAGGHMAYTIAPAVEFARGLPPHIGIAVNPDGVVGVPLPPPAVAELCRVGRTPLDGPNTGGRVKLYEPDWQEDPVDFLATASAEFAATGVVRTARRCLASIETADPVMFVGVELSQWEGDLRTLPMDALGRALTRTPVQWPVNLVLLDVADDPVGHWMREKVRPFYQGSL